A window of Nonomuraea angiospora genomic DNA:
GCGGTGGTCCAGTTGCCCAGGCGCCGGGTGACGGCGTGGTCGGTGTGGATGCGTTCGATGTCGCTCATGGATGGGATAGTTGCAGTGAAACTAGTCTCTCGTCAACTAGTAATGGCGAAGCTAGTATTGGCCCATGGCTCTCGACCGTGGCTCGCCGCTCGCCCTGACCGTGCTGGCCCTGCTGCGCCACCAGCCGCTGCACCCGTACGGGATCCAGCGCCTGCTCAAGCAGTGGGGCAAGGACCTGGTGGTCAACGTGGGCCAGCGGGCCGGCCTCTACCGGACCATCGACCGGCTGCTGGAGGCCGGCCTGATCAGCGTCCGGGAGACGGGGCGCGACCAGCAGTACCCCGAGCGCACGGTCTACGAGATCACCGCGGAGGGCACGACGGCGCTGCTCAAGTGGCTGGACGAGATGCTGAGCACGCCCAAGCAGGAGTTCCCGCAGTTCCCGGCCGCGCTGGCGAACGCGCTCATGCTCGCGCCGGAGGACCTGGCGGGGGCGCTCGAACGGCGCGAGCGGGCGGTCGCCGAAACCCTGGCCTGGCTGGAGGCGGGCCTGGCGGAGGAGCCCGGGCTCCCGCGCGTCACCATGCTGGAGATCGAATATCTGCGCGAGGTGACGGCCGCGGAGGCCCGGTGGCTGCGCGGGGTCATCGACGACCTGCGGGCCGGGCGGATCACGTGGTCGCGGGAGTCGCTGGAGGAGGCCGCGGCGGAGCGAGAGTGACCGGGGTGGGCTCGGCCCGCGGCCTGTGCAGCAGGGCCACGATCACCGCCGTCACCGGGGCGGCCAGGAAAGCGCCGACGATCCCCCAGAGCAGGCTGCCCACCGCGATCGCGATCAGGATGATCGCGCTGGGCAGGGCGAGCGCCTTGCCGTAGATCTGCGGCGCCAGCACGTGTCCCTCGAGCTGGCCTATCGCCACGGTCACCCCGACCACGATCAGCATCACGATCCAGCCCTTGGCCACGAGCGCCACCACCGCGGACAGCAGCCCCGCCGTGAACGCCCCCACGATCGGCAGGAACGCCCCCACGAACGTCAGCACCGCCAGCGGCAGCGCGATCGGCACGCCCAGGATCCACAGCGTCATGCCGATCAGGAACCCCTCCACCGCGCCCACGATCGCCACGCCGCGGATGTAGCGGCCGATCACGCCGAAGGCCAGGCGAGCGGTCTCGGTGATGTGCGGCCTGGCCGACGGGGGCGCGAGCTCCACGAGCCAGCGGAAGAGCCGGTCACCGCCATGCACGAAGTACACCGACAGGACGAACGCCACCACCGCCCCCACCACGATCTCGCCCGCCGTCCTGACCCCGGCCAGCGCCCCCGTGGCGATCTGGCGGCCCTGGGCGGACAGGTACTGCTCGGCCTGCGCGGCGAGCTTGCGCGGGTCGAACCCGAACTCGTGGGTCAGCTTGTACAGGTTGTCGAGCACCTTGCCGAAGCTGACCCGCAACTGTTCGACGCTGTCGATGGTGGGCGGCACCAGCAGCGCGATCAGCCCCGCGGCCACCACGAGCCCGCCGACGTAGACGATCGCGGTGGCCGGCGCCCGGCTCAGCCCGCGCTTCCTGAGCCAGCGGGCCGGGGGCAGCACCAGCGCCGTGATGAACACGCCGACGACGATCGCCACGACGATCGTGCCGACCTGGTAAAGGCAGAAGCCGACCACCGCCGCCAGCGCGATCCACCCGAGCAGCCGCCACGGCTCCATCCCCTGCCCCCTATCGTGCCTGGTCAGAGGCCTTCCCCGTGGGGGTTCAGGGCAACCCTGGTCAGTCGGGCGGCGTCAGGTGGAGGTGCTGGGAGCGCTTGCTCTCCTCGTACGTCTCCCGCGCCGCGCCGGTCGTGCCGCCGACCT
This region includes:
- a CDS encoding PadR family transcriptional regulator, with product MALDRGSPLALTVLALLRHQPLHPYGIQRLLKQWGKDLVVNVGQRAGLYRTIDRLLEAGLISVRETGRDQQYPERTVYEITAEGTTALLKWLDEMLSTPKQEFPQFPAALANALMLAPEDLAGALERRERAVAETLAWLEAGLAEEPGLPRVTMLEIEYLREVTAAEARWLRGVIDDLRAGRITWSRESLEEAAAERE
- a CDS encoding AI-2E family transporter, giving the protein MEPWRLLGWIALAAVVGFCLYQVGTIVVAIVVGVFITALVLPPARWLRKRGLSRAPATAIVYVGGLVVAAGLIALLVPPTIDSVEQLRVSFGKVLDNLYKLTHEFGFDPRKLAAQAEQYLSAQGRQIATGALAGVRTAGEIVVGAVVAFVLSVYFVHGGDRLFRWLVELAPPSARPHITETARLAFGVIGRYIRGVAIVGAVEGFLIGMTLWILGVPIALPLAVLTFVGAFLPIVGAFTAGLLSAVVALVAKGWIVMLIVVGVTVAIGQLEGHVLAPQIYGKALALPSAIILIAIAVGSLLWGIVGAFLAAPVTAVIVALLHRPRAEPTPVTLAPPRPPPATPATT